AATTGCGACTTAAATGTAGTCAAAAGATACTTAATTTCAAAGGAGGTAGATTATTGACCAAACTTCTAAGATAGAAGAACTTctaaagacccaattgcaaacattaatcaaccattcaagtccaatcgaaacatttaagaacttcaaaggtcccaaaaataataaaaggccaaataacggttcaaattgcaatcaacgtaagacttaattgcaagaaattggaatgtaattgggcctttgtagcatTACTAGAAGCCAAGAGGagtaaagtgaaattttcataAGTTGTTTTGCATGCAAAACAAGACAATCACGTAGAAGGCTTTCTGCAACACTTCCTATCAAACTTCAGCAACCGAAGCCGAACTCAAGCACACagctttgttaaaaaaaaatcagattccaaatccaaatgcACAGCTTTAAACTAGGCAGCAACCATATCATTATCATCATCCAAACAGGCAGAAAACTTAGAAAGATCTCAtacaaaaattctggaaaaaatatgcaaacatTTGGAAAACgaaactgctgcaactttctccCTTTATCCGAACAACCAAGATTAATGTTAACCATTTTTATCATAACCATCAAACCATTCCAATGAGTCAGGGAAATGAGTCCGGATCACAAACCAAAACGGGTGGCCTTGCTTGATTATAACGAAATACAAGAGATTGAGAAAAAGGACACCCAACTACACTTTGCCTGCTAATTTTCCTGGTTTGAGaagaattttcttttgcaaaggaacATGTATCCACTACGCACCCATCACATCAAGTTATACACAAAGTAAAAGGCAGGACAAACGTAACCCAGAGATAGCAAATAAAATCCTAGAAAGTTTATGCAAACACAAAACTTCAGCAACCCAAAAGGAAATAGACCTTGCGGCAATTTTCTTTTCACCATTTCAGCATGCACATGACACCTTCTATAATTTCCAATAGAGCATGTAGAGACATGAACTAACGCCCCAAAACTCAACCCGACTCCCTTAGGGCCATATAACCAAAAATCATGATGTAAAACATAGTTCCAGTGACTGCCCATCTAATATCAGTAACCAAACATTGACTAACGTATCAAACCCGACGAGCTATGCTTCTGGAAATGGATTATGTGTAACAGAGGTGACACAAAACAATTTTGTCGACATCAGAAAATGAATCGCCAGCaaatcaaaaaggaaaaaacaagaaCCATTGCGACAAGCCGAAAGCTTCAAGCTTTTTGCAAAGGATTCATACGACGATGAAACATCACGCTATAGACAGCAAAAGGATCCATGTTAAGGTCATCATTTTCAGAGCAAACACCTTATTTGACACCAAATCTAAGGAATGGATTACCACCAAAACAGATTCCAAGTTGTAACATGGCTGACATGCACGTAGACAGCAAAAGATTCCACTTTCTTTTAAACTCTGATGAGATATACAGgggaaagataaagaaaagattgCCTTTATCGCTGGAAAACACCAGTGAAATGCAAAGAATCCGAGGATGGCAATATTCGAATCTCAATGAAGAAAACGCAAGCTTGATCTTCTGGTTCTCGATTTCTCCTTGTACTCTAACTTCGCCTGAAACCCCTTTTTCTCGATTTCTTTGCCGTTCCAAACACCCAAGATCTCTCTTCCAGTCCTTCCCTCTACCTCAGCTCTCTCTCGGTTTTTCTTTTCATCCGTTCTTTTCTCAGCCCgttctttcctttctcttttctagccgtcaagaaattttctggtttttttttctctcaaaccCTCGCTGTTATCCTCTCTCCCTTTTTCTCTCCTGGCTGCCtttcttttctggtttctttttgCTCAACCTCACGACCCCAGTCCTCTCTCCAATATCTCAGCCGTCATTTTGCTCTGCTCCCCCCCTTTTTCTCAGCCGTcctgccttttctttttatatggcCTCAGAACACTAAAACCCTCTCAGCAATGGTTGGATGAAGCCAACTGCATTTTTGGGAAACCATCTGATGGTTCTTGATACTCCACCATTGAGATTTCTAGACTAAGCCAGGTGGACTGTACTGTGAGCATCAGACGGGGCTAACCCAAGCCAAAACAACCGAAAAATGCAGCTGTAAATTTTTCTGTTGCGGCTGAAACCGAGCGtagctcttttttttcttttttttttaataataatttaacacaatataaataactaattaagaaaaataactaatgaagaaagattgaataaaatgagcggaactaggcataaaaaagataaaaatgaaatgctaattttttttctttttccttcctttttttctttttttttcttaaatagcCCAAAACCCGCTATCgggtttcccctttttttcatattttttccaagaaaacattgaatttaaatcaaaacaactaaaacataattttcgaatgctttttctttttcccgagaaactctatgctaaagcttaaaaataaaataataaaataataaactaaaaaactaaaaactaaaaagtgaataaacctagcacgacaaataaaactaaaaaaaagtaaatgaaattacactgaaaatttggtgtctacaagtaGCGTACCTTTTGTTAAGCAGCATATTATGACGTTTTGTCctttatttgaaattcaatgaAATGCACATTGTTCATTTTCCAATTGTTTTACTTACGCATTATTATATCTATCTCATTctttttcagatggccaaaagtAAAACacattgaccctttggatacCACTATTCCGAAATTTGATAATTGTAATCTCGATATCTCTCACGAATTCGAAATTATGGAATCAAAAATTCAAGACGAGAGCGATAACGAGGAAGAATCTAAGTCTTTGTTAAAGAATTTTGAACAATATAAAGAGAAATTCAAACCgaacttaaaaaaaatagaaatcattAATATTAGCACTGAGATCGACGTCAAGGAGATAAAAATTAGCATTCATTTGAATAAGAAGTAGAgaaaaaaagatgattgaattcttgaccatgttTAAAGATGTGTTTGTTTGATTCTATGATGACATGACGAGTATTTCCAGATATAGTGGTTCATAAATGCCAATAGACCCAAATTTTTCACCGGTGAAACAGAAGCGTCGTAAATTTAAACTAGACATAAGTCTTAAAATCAATGAGTAAATTGAGAAGCAACTCAATGGCAGAATTATCATGGTATCTCATTATCCTATTTAATTTTCAAATCCAGTTCCTGTCCCGAAGAAAAGTGGAGAGGTGAAGGTATGTGTTGACTATCGAGATTTGAATAAGGTTAGTCAGAAAGATGATTTTTCCTTGCCAAATACGTATCCTTTTGGACAACACCGCTGGGCATGAAATCGAGTCTTTTGACGATTGTTTCACCGGATGCCATCAAATTCTAATGGCAGAAGAGGATAGAGAGAAAACTATTTTTATCACTCCATGGGAAACATTTTGCTATCGAGTAATGCCATTCGAATTGAAAAATACTGGAGCTACTTATCAAATGACTATGACCACTTTGTTCCATGATATGATTCATAAGGAGATGAAAatttatgtggatgatatcataatGAAATCCAAGAAAGCGGAGGATCATTTggttaatttgaaaaagttatttgaaagattgagaaaatataatttaaaattaaatcctgcgaaatgcgGTTTCAGGGCTCTTGCCGGCAAATTATTGGGGTTCATTGTCAGTAAAAaaggcatagagatagatccgacaaaaattaaagtaattcgTGAAATGTCAGTGCCAAAAATACAAAAGGATGTGAAgagttttttggaaaaaattaattttattggcAGGTTCATTGCTCAATTGACTTCTACATGTGAACCTttgtttaaattattgaataagAATGTGTCATTGTATTGGAGTGAAGAATGCCAACAACCTTTTGATAAGATCAAGAATTACTTGTTGCACCCTCCGATTTTAGTGCCACCCAAACCGGGTTGACCTTTGATTATGTATCTGTCTGTGCTTGACGAGGTTGTGGGATGTGTTTTGGGGCAACACGACGATTCtgggaaaagaaaataagtCATTTATTATCTTAGCAAGAAGTTTATACCTTACGAGGCAAAATACTTATTTGTTGAAAGGAGTTGCTTTGCATTGGCTTGGGCAGCTCAGAAACTGAGGCATTATTTGCTTAATCACACCACCTATTTTATCTCTCGTTTAGATTCTTTGAAATACCTATTTGAGAAACCAATACCCACCGGACGCATGGCTAAATAGCAAATGATCTTTTCTGAATTCGATATCATCTTTACCATGCAAAAGGCAATCAAGAGGCAGGCTATAGCAGATCATTTGGCTGAAAATCCAAGGGAAGATGATTATCAACCGCTTCACACTTATTTTTCGGATGAGGAGGTCCTGCTTGTTGGTATAGCGGAAGATATGAATGAGCAATGCCCTGAGTAGAGACTATTCTTTGATGGTGCTTCAAATTCTTTTGGAGTTGGGATCGGAGCTGTTCTAGTATCGCTTGAAGGAAAATATTATTCTGGTTCGGCTAAACTGCAATTTTTCTGCACCAACAatatggctgaatatgaaactTGTATTTTTGGACTAAAAATGGTGTTGGAGATGGAGATCAAGGATTTAATAGTATTCAATGATTTCGATCTGCTCGTGCATCAAACGCTCAAAGAATGGATAACTCCAGATTCAAAGATTTTGCCATATCATTGCAATttactggatttgacaaataaaTTTAGAAGTTTGGAGTTCAGACATATTTCACGTGCTCGAAATATTTTTGTTGGTGTTTTGGCCACTTTATCTTCAATGATTCAACATCCAGATGAGTTGGTGATTGACCCTATCTAAATTCAATTACAAGAAAAGTCTGCACATTGTCTGGTTATGGAAAAATCTTCTGATGGGCGTCCCTAGTACAGTGATATTaagaaatttttcaaaactgGGTCCTATCCTCCAGGTGCTGATACGACTGCTAAAAATTTCTTGCGCAAATTATCATCCAAGTTTTTCTTAAATGCAGAGATGGTACACAAAAGAACATCAGACTTGGGCCTTCTAAGATGcgttgatgaagatgaagcagattatttgatgaaagaagtgcacagTGGTGTATATGGATCACATATGAATGGGCATTTATTAGCAAAGAAAATTATGAGGACAGGATATTTTTGACTTACTATGGAACATGATTGTGTAAATTTTGTCAGAAAGTGCATTAAATGTCAATTGCATGGAGATGTTATGCACACTCCTCCCACAGAACTACACAGTATGACTGCTTCTTGGTcatgttcaatgtggggtatggatgtAATTAGAACCATTGACCCTCCTGCTTCAAACGAGTATCGATTTATTTTGGTGGCAATTGAATATTTTATCAAATGGGTTGAAACTGAGTCTTACAAGCACGTGACTAAGAAGGTGGTGACAGATTTTCTAAGACAACACATCATTTGTCATTTTGGCGTGCCATAAATATTAATCACAGACAATGCAAAGAATCTcaacaatgacatggtggatGGATTGTAAAAGCAGTTCAAAATTAAGTATCGAAATTCTACTATTTATAAACCACAGATGAATGGAGCGGTGGAGGCAGCGAATAAGAACTTGAAAAAGATAATCTATAAAATAACCGAAAGACATCGTGATTGACACGAAAAACTCCCCTATGCATTAATGGCATATAGAACGTCTATTCGGACTTCTACTATGCCAACGCCTTACAACCTCATGTACGGAACAAAAGCAGTTTTGCTAGTTGAggttgaaattccttcattgcgCATACTAATGGAGACCAAACTAGATGAAGCAGATTGGATTAAACAACATCATGAGCAGTTGTCTTTGATTGATGAGAAAAGGTTAAATGCCATTTGTCATGGTCAGTACTATCAAAAGAGAATGGCCCGTCCTTACAACAAGAAACTCAAACCGCAATTATTCGAAGAAAAAGACAAAGTGTTGAAACGAATTTTGCCAGTGCAAGAGAAGCCCGAAGGCAAGTTTGCACCAAATTGGTAGAGCCCTTTTATCGTCAAGAAGGTATTGCTTAGTGGAGCACTTGTTTTCACAAAAATGGATGGACAAGTTTTCCCTCAACCGATCAATTCAGATATATGTAAGATCATTTCATAAATGGAAGTTTTCTTTCAAAGTTAATACgaagaatggaatgaaagtcaggcctttcttttcaattaaacatactatccctagttatcccttttgaaccttcaaaatgaattatttcgtttggaaacccctgagaattgcaaacccctgagaattgcaaaccccacattgggcaagtttgagttaaaagaaaaggaaagaaaaacctCAAGAGTTGAAAAGTGATAGAggagcaaaaggaaaagaaaattaaagaaaataacttCGGGTgaaaataaattggggcaattttAATTTAATCCTGAGTAGGGTTAATATGGAGATGCGATTTCAGGTGATTTAAACACTTATAAAATCTACCTTCAAGTTTTAAACTTTTCTTGGCACATTACCTGACCACATTACAAAAAATTGGAAGTTCTGACTTCCGTTCTTTACATCACCTCtttcagaaaattttctaattacaTGGCAAATGATATCAATACACCTTCACTAATTTTGTAAGGGAGGGGTTGTCGCACTAATGCCatcatttcttaaaacacattgCTGAGTTGATAAAGGCTGTTGGCAAGATTTGTTCATTAGGTGAAAATCCAACAGGGTGCCttttcaaaaacaagaaaaagaaaaaaagaagaaaaggaaaagaaaaaggaaaaacaacagaaaatgaaagcaaaagaaaaagaaaacaaaa
This Coffea arabica cultivar ET-39 chromosome 3e, Coffea Arabica ET-39 HiFi, whole genome shotgun sequence DNA region includes the following protein-coding sequences:
- the LOC113737635 gene encoding uncharacterized protein → MVLEMEIKDLIVFNDFDLLVHQTLKEWITPDSKILPYHCNLLDLTNKFRSLEFRHISRARNIFVGVLATLSSMIQHPDELYSDIKKFFKTGSYPPGADTTAKNFLRKLSSKFFLNAEMVHKRTSDLGLLRCVDEDEADYLMKEVHSGVYGSHMNGHLLAKKIMRTGYF
- the LOC140038506 gene encoding uncharacterized protein, yielding MAYRTSIRTSTMPTPYNLMYGTKAVLLVEVEIPSLRILMETKLDEADWIKQHHEQLSLIDEKRLNAICHGQYYQKRMARPYNKKLKPQLFEEKDKVLKRILPVQEKPEGKFAPNW